In Camarhynchus parvulus chromosome Z, STF_HiC, whole genome shotgun sequence, a genomic segment contains:
- the CARTPT gene encoding cocaine- and amphetamine-regulated transcript protein, with amino-acid sequence MESCRALALCAVAAALLLSARGHGSTPPRRARDLGPPGGGGASPEKELIEALQEVLEKLKSKRGPHYEKKFGQVPMCDAGEQCAVRKGARIGKLCDCPRGTSCNSFLLKCL; translated from the exons ATGGAGAGCTGCCGGGCGCTGGCGCTGTGCGCCGTGGCGGCCGCGCTGCTGCTGAGCGCCCGCGGGCACGGATCGaccccgccgcgccgcgcccgcgACCTGGGAccgcccggcggcggcggcgcctccCCGGAGAAGGAGCTG ATCGAGGCgctgcaggaggtgctggagaaGCTCAAGAGCAAGAGGGGACCGCACTACGAGAAGAAGTTCGGGCAGGTGCCCATG TGCGACGCCGGGGAGCAGTGCGCCGTGAGGAAAGGGGCTCGCATCGGCAAGCTCTGCGACTGCCCCCGGGGGACGTCGTGCAATTCCTTCCTTCTCAAGTGCCTGTAA